The following are encoded in a window of Lampris incognitus isolate fLamInc1 chromosome 15, fLamInc1.hap2, whole genome shotgun sequence genomic DNA:
- the armc1l gene encoding armadillo repeat containing 1, like, which yields MMDAMSVVCQLRDLASEPQNRGAIVQDQGCLPGLVLFLDHQDSDVLFATLQTLRYLAELSSNIPSMKNELGMMVSLENLMERDGQSVDITALSKEVYGILNTPATPVCYTPERERRKKPQFFINSTNKKAKSVTLHIQGLDNTDQRGLCEEALLKVKGVISFTFQMASKRCTVRMRSDLSTESLASAIAATKVLTAQQVVRNETGEEVLIPLNPSGVPVQQNTAIPDYLPEDEESPERESDRAISRTAAKDDNNGSWLNTAASFLTKTFYW from the exons ATGATGGATGCaatgtcagtagtgtgtcagctgCGGGACCTGGCCTCTGAGCCGCAAAACCGAGGGGCAATAGTTCAAGACCAGGGCTGTCTTCCTGGGTTGGTCCTCTTTCTGGACCACCAGGACTCAGACGTGTTGTTTGCTACACTACAA ACCCTGCGCTACTTGGCCGAGTTATCCTCCAACATCCCAAGCATGAAGAATGAGCTGGGTATGATGGTGAGCCTTGAGAACCTGATGGAAAG GGATGGTCAGTCTGTTGACATCACAGCCTTGTCTAAGGAAGTATATGGTATTCTGAATACACCCGCCACTCCTGTGTGCTACACACCAGAGAGGGAAAGAAGAAAGAAGCCACAGTTCTTCATCAACTCTACCAACAAGAAGGCCAAGTCTGTCACCCTTCACATCCAGGGACTAGACAACACA GACCAACGAGGTTTGTGTGAGGAGGCCCTTCTTAAGGTCAAAGGAGTGATCAGCTTCACCTTCCAGATGGCCTCCAAAAGATGTACTGTCCGCATGCGCTCGGACTTGTCCACTGAG AGTCTTGCCTCAGCAATTGCTGCCACCAAGGTGTTGACAGCCCAGCAAGTTGTGAGGAACGAAACGGGTGAAGAG GTTCTTATCCCATTGAACCCGTCTGGAGTGCCAGTGCAGCAGAACACAGCCATACCAGACTACCTCCCAGAGGATGAGGAGAGCCCAGAGAGGGAGTCTGACCGTGCCATCTCACGCACAGCAGCCAAGGATGATAATAATGGCAGTTGGCTCAATACTGCTGCAAGTTTTCTCACCAAGACGTTCTACTGGTGA